In Piliocolobus tephrosceles isolate RC106 chromosome 5, ASM277652v3, whole genome shotgun sequence, a single genomic region encodes these proteins:
- the LYRM2 gene encoding LYR motif-containing protein 2: MAASRLPPATLTLKQFIRRQQVLLLYRRILQAIRQVPNDSDRKYLKDWAREEFKRNKSATEEDAIRMMITQGNMQLKELEKSLALAKS, from the exons ATGGCTGCTTCCCGTTTACCCCCAGCGACGCTAACGTTAAAGCAG TTCATAAGAAGGCAACAAGTTCTTCTCCTCTACAGAAGGATTTTGCAAGCAATTCGGCAAGTTCCAAATGATTCTGATCGCAAATACCTGAAGGATTGGGCAAGGGAAgaattcaaaagaaacaaaagtgccACCGAAGAG GATGCAATCCGGATGATGATTACTCAAGGCAACATGCAGCTCAAGGAGTTAGAAAAATCACTTGCTTTAGCCAAATCTTAA